In Gossypium raimondii isolate GPD5lz chromosome 12, ASM2569854v1, whole genome shotgun sequence, a single window of DNA contains:
- the LOC128035456 gene encoding uncharacterized protein LOC128035456, giving the protein MEFLGFGGILLKANVVADALSRRSKTDLRAMFASLSLFDNSGILAELQVKSSWLNKIKSKQLLDEYLISRVQQIDEGKTLDFLYNDDEILCFRGRICVPKDVELRQSILREAHSSSYAMHPRGNKMYHNLRDLYWWPRLKHVICIGGLG; this is encoded by the exons ATGGAGTTTCTTGGGTTTGGCGGGATACTGTTGAAG gccaatgtggtggctgatGCTCTTAGTCGGAGATCTAAGACGGATTTGAGGGCGATGTTTGCTAGCCTAAGTTTGTTCGATAATAGTGGGATTCTAGCTGAGCTTCAAGTTAAATCATCTTGGTTGAATAAGATTAAGAGTAAGCAGCTCTTGGATGAGTATCTGATTAGTCGGGTTCAGCAGATAGATGAGGGCAAGACTTTAGATTTCTTGTATAATGATGATGagattttatgttttcgggGCCGTATTTGTGTGCCTAAGGATGTGGAATTAAGACAATCTATTTTACGGGAAGCGCATAGTAGctcttatgctatgcatcctagAGGTAATAAGATGTATCATAATCTCCGTGATTTGTATTGGTGGCCTAGGCTGAAGCATGTGATTTGTATTGGTGGCCTAGGCTGA